The DNA segment GCTCGGACCCAGCGCCGCCAGAAGCTTGTCCGAAAGAGCGGTGGGATGGATGGCATCGCGAAGCGGATACATCACGAATGCAAAGGCCCCGAAAAAGGCTATGAAAGGCAGAATCACGGTGTAGAAAAGAGCCTCCTTCGACAGCACATTCGACAGCTTGGTGTACAACAGCATGAACCCCACCGCCATCGGCAGGTTCACCCACGTCTTCAAGAACGGTATAATCTCGGCGCTGCTCCCCTTGGCGGTCACCACCAGCACATCCTTGGTATCCCTGAGAATGGTATAATTGAAAAGAATGCAGAAGAACATAATCCCCAGCGGAACTATCTTCTTAAGCGTCGTTATCTCGACACCCAAGAATTTGGGCTTCTTCTCCCCAAGCTCCGCAGAGCCGGCTCCGTCGGCCGGAATCGCGGCGCTGGCTCTAAAAATCGGAACTTTCCTCTGTTTCCCCGAAATTCCGGGGTAAAGGAGCGACCTTTCGGGGTCCCTGGAGGCCGTCGGTCTCGCAATTGACGGGGTTCTCTCCCTGCAGCTGAGGCCATGGAGGGCGGAAGCGGGAGCCCGGGCGCAGAGGGCGGGCGCCGCGGCGGAGGGGAAACGAATACGGAGGGTGTGGAGAGGCAAGTAGGGGCGAACTTGAGGCTTGGGAGGGAGGGAAAGGAGGCCCCTTGTCGAGATAACTCTCTCCATGTCCCCTGGGCAGGCTCTGCAAGAAGAATGGCAAGAGGAGCCGAGCGGAGGAGATATGGAGAGAGACTATCCGAAAGGAGGATTTTGGGTAAAACGGCAAGGAGGCTATATAATGCCAATCGACACCAGTTCTCTTAGGTTTGGGGAAAGGTATAACTGTTGTGGAGGGTAGATTTTTTTGGAATAGGAGATGCGAAGTATCTGCTTGTATTGACGCGTGGCTGATTCATAATTATGCAACACGTATTATAGATGCGGACATCCAGTAATGACACTTTAATTATTATTCCCATTCCCTTTCACCAGACATACGTTAACTCCCTCGTAAACCTGAAGTGGGGTCCGTATGTAGGCCGAGAGAGAGCCACATAAGATGAGAAGGCTTTTCTGGACAGAAATTTGGTACGATTTCTGGGTTTGAGATGCATGGTCGGCTTTTATATATAACATTTGTTAGTGTTACAATGACCAtaatacccctctcaattagcACCTCCAGTTCGAATAATGGCTGTCCACGTGCAACTCTTACGCGTACGTCCAAGCGTGCCGGTCGATGCGCACTGAAGGAGTCGACACGAGGGGATATCCCCGTGCGCGTAAGAGTAGCGGGTGAGAATTCCTTGTAGAAATAGTACTTATCTTCAGGTATATCCCTGCCGATCGAATTTTGCACGAATCTCAAACCATGATGGAATAGATAAATTGACAAGTGAAACTCCACAGTGACCTGCGTCTCCTGCCTCCTCTGTAATGCGCTCATGCCATGTCCTTTCCCTTCCGAGAAAAGCCACATCTCCCTCTTCACCTCCGCCTTCCACTTCACGCCTTCAGACATCCACAGGCTGATCTCCAATATGTCTTCTCCTCTCCCTCGCGCTCCGCCGCCACCCACCTCCCTCACTTCGACACGATTTGCATTAAACTCTCTGTTGGACGCCTGCAGGACCATGAAAGAATTCAAGCATATCCACTCCCTCATGATCCGCAGCGGACTCGCCCGCTCCCCGCTCGTGAAGAGGCGGCTGCTCTCCTGCTGCTGCGCCTCTGGCTTCGGCGACATGTCCTACGCCCGCCTCCTGCTCGACTTGATCCCCACTCCCGAAACCTCCCACTGGAACTGCCTGATAAGAGGCCACTCCGTCCGCGGCGAGCCGTGGGCCGCGGTGGCGGTCTACGCGGAGATGCTCGCGAGCGGCGTCGGGCCGAACAGCCACACCTTCCCTTTCCTGCTCAAGGGCTTCACTCGCGACGACGCCGTCGCGTACGGGGACGAGCTCCACGCGCACGTGCTCAAGTTCGGACTCTCCTCCAACGCGCACGTGCGCAGTGCATTGCTTCGTATGTATGCCGTCAGCGGCGCGGTCGATACCGCAAGGGAGCTGTTCGAGAAGAGTCCCGAGAGAGATGTCGTCTCGTGGAACGCGATGATTTCTGGTTATAACAGGAGCAACATGTTCGAGGAATCGTGTGGGCTGTTCACCGCCATGGCCGGGGAGAGCGTCATGCCCACCGCCACCACTTACGTCTTGGTGCTGTCGGCTTGTGCGAAAATGAAAGGTTTAGAGTGTGGGAGGCAAATCCATGGGCGTCTCATGAATGGCAATCTGCTGCCTGATTTGAGACTCGAGAACGCATTGATCGAAATGTACGGCCAGTGCGGCGATTTGGACTCTGCTTGGAGATTGTTCCAAGACATGCAAACTAGAGATGTGATATCATGGACGGCGGTGGTCGTTGGATTTGCAAAGTCCGGGGAGATCGATCGAGCCAGAGCGCTGTTTGATCGAATGCCTGAAAGGGATCGAATATCATGGACTGCCATGATTGATGGCTACGTGCGTGCAGGCCGCTTCAAAGAGGCTTTGCACGTATTCCGCGAGATGCAAGCTGCCGCTGTTTGGCCCGATGAGTTCACCATGGTCAGCTTGCTCACTGCCTGTGCACAGTTAGGAGCCCTTGAGATAGGAGAATGGGCAAGGGCTTACATGGAGCGCAACGGGATCAAGATGGACATCGCCGTGGGCAATGCCCTTATAGACATGTACTCGAAGTGTGGTCAAGTGGACAACGCGGTCGAGATCTTCCGCAGGATGCACAGGAAGGACAAGTTCACATGGACCGCCATGATCTCCGGCTTGGCCGTGAATGGGCATGGAGAGGACGCCATTGATCTGTTCTCCCAAATGGTCGAAACCTCTGTAAGACCAGATGAGGTGACCTACATTGGCGTTCTTACGGCCTGCGGACATGCTGGATTGGTCGACGAGGGAAGAAAGATCTTCTCAAGCATGATCGCGGTTCACGGGATTATGCCCAACGTGACACACTACGGGTGCTTGGTCGATCTCCTCGGTCGAGCTGGGCGACTAGAAGAGGCATTGGAGACCATAAACAACATGCCCATGAAACCAAATTCTGCAGTGTGGGGGGCTCTTCTTGGAGCTTGCAGAGTTCACGGGAATCTGGAAATGGCAGAGTTGGCTGCTAAGCATCTCGTCGAGTTGCAGCCTCATGATAGCGCTGCTTATCTGCTCCTGTGCAGCTTGTATGCCAACCGCaacaaattggaggaagcacacaAGATGAGAGAGATGATAATGGTGAAGGGGATCAAGAAAGAACCTGGCTGCAGTTTGGTAGAGATGAACGGAGAAGTCCATGAGTTTGTGGCTGGGGACAGGTCTCATCCCAGGACTGGTGAAATCTATACCAAGCTTGAAGAAATGATCAAGGAGCTGAAGCGAGCTGGCTATGTGCCTGACACTTCAGAGATCCTTCACGGTGCGGGGGAGGAAGAGGCAGCAAATGCTGCCATTTACCAGCACAGTGAGAAGCTGGCGGTTGCTTTTGGATTGATCAGTTCAAGATATGGTGTCGCAATAAGGGTAGTGAAGAACCTGAGAATTTGCATCGATTGTCACAATGCAATGAAGTTTGCCTCTAAGATTTACCGAAGAGAAATTGTTGTCAGGGATAGAAGGCGTTTCCACCACTTCAGAAGTGGTTCATGTTCTTGTAAGGATTATTGGTGATGGATTCAGCTAAAAGCATGGGCTCTTCCTTGGATTTACGAGCCACCTCATCCATGGGCTCCACATGCCGGAATTGTTACAGGACTGCCACATGTGAAGGATTATTGACGAACTCGACACAAAGTTATGATTTAGTGGCAAGTTTGTTGACCAGATGCTGACCGACAACCCAAGTgctatttttattttcaattacgAATTAATTAATTGTACACTAGTTTGGTGGGTGCGTAAAAGAAGGCCAGACATGCCGACAGCGGGCAACTTCACAGTGTCCTATCGTGGTTTACGATCCACGCCGAGTGTCAAGTTCAAGGCAACTTTTCTCGTCTTTGGGATGAGCCATTTGTATGAGAGACACCATACAGACAAAATTTGGGGACGCGTCGCTCGTGGGCCCCACCCTCTGGCTCTTCAAACTCCCGCTTCTCCGCGGTGAACGTACGACGCGCTTCTATTCGCCTGGGAAACCAGCTGTTCGTGGCACtacctcttcttttcttcttctgccGCTGCTTCTTCCTCCCGGTCCCCAAACCTGTCCTCGCGATTCAAGGTCACCTGTGACGCCTCTCATGGGCCCACGTGAGCTCCGCCGCTATCGCTCCGTTCTTACGATAGGAAACTCTTCGCTTTCCATCTCCCTCGTCCTCTCTCCCTTCGCCCCCAGCCATTCTTGATTTCGTCGAGGTTTCGTCTCGATCTTGTTCCTGGGAAGATATCAAACCCTTCTCCGTGCAGGTCGCGCCATTCTTGGCGCTCGAAGATGGGCGAGGGTTTTGGCTGGCTCTTGGAATTTGTTTTCTTGAAATGGGTTCGTTCCTTTGTCCTATTCTTTTAAGTCAAAGTTTTGGTTAGTTTCATCTACTTTGGTGTGGGCTTGTAGCTTCATTCATTTCCCttaaaatattgttgaaaatatggGCTTCTTTTTAGTAAAATTTTGCACTTTCTTTTGAATCGAAAAAGGATACCTCCGTTCGTTTTCTTTTCATGATATTTCATTTACTTATAATTTGGAACTGGACGGGTTCATCTTCACAGGATTAATGGCTCTTCTGCCCCATATAAATGTTTGTGATTTATAGGGTTTGACTGTGAGGTAAATTTATATGGAAAATATGTCCACGATAATCTTTTTTGTTATCGGTGATGTAGGTTGGTGGCGTCTTTTCCCTGGGATAATGTCTCTCATAATCGTCACTTATGGAGTATCATCTTCTAATCATGTTGGTATGCCCTTTATAACTGGCAAATTTTGGTAAATGTTCAAGAAATCCACCATCCAGGCATTACAAAATCTTAGAATTTTGAGATACATCGAGATTAAATTTCATACTGTAATAGCTACTATCGATTAGCTCCatgttatttttaaaaattgcaGATAATTGATTACTACACTTCTTTGTTATCATTGGCCAGATGAGTTTAAAATTGTtgttttctattgcaaatgtacgTATGTCCTTCTTAAGTAAGTGACATGCTAGTGTAATTCTTCTTTCTACAATTTGATGACTTTTTGGGATCGGCTTTGTGCTCCATTTTCTTGTCCTTTGTCGTCCAATTGGAAATTTTTTTGTAGAAATTTTATATAAAACTGATCTGCTGCAGCTTTTGATAGTAGCCTCTCACATTTTGCCACTGCTCATTCTTGCTGattattgttggtgattgcctctTATGTAGGTCTTCATGGTGATTGCCTCTTATGTAGGTCTTCAAGACATTAAGATCTGAGACGTAATTTGATAAATCCTTATGATACCAAACATCTATGTCTCATTTAGAGAATCCTGATAATCCCGATTTTCCATTTCACTGGGGTGAAAAGGGTGAATTTCTTGAGGACAAATATGTCCAGTTTTACAAGTCCTTCACTTACTATGATGAGGAGTATTTTCTATATGATTCTGTCTACCTATATGAGACGTATCAGGACATACCTTTTATTGGAAAAATTTTGGAAATATGGGAGCAACAAAGTCATGGCAGGAAAGTTAAGATTTTGTGGTTCTTCCGCCCTAATGAAATTGTGAATTATTTGGGAGATCAGGTACCCTTGGAGAGAGAGATATTCCTGGCATCTGGCAACGGTCTTGGACTTTTTAATGTTAACCCACTGGTAAGTTTTTATTTCCAGTTTATCTCCAATTTTATGTTGAAATCTCTATTCATGTTAGAGTTCTTCTTGCCAGTATGACAATAAAATGTGTGCTTTATGCCACTAAATAAATATGTGGAACAATAGATATATGCTTATACGTTATGCATCTGAATATATTTGGACCCATGTATGCATATATGCATAAATGTCTGGCACAGATTGACATGGTATGCTCATAACCATGGTGATGATAGATACTGTCATGGCTGCATACCATGGCAATGCTGTGCTCATGATCATTTTAATGGTTAATGAAGTAAGAAAAATAGGAAAACCCCAAAAGAAGGGTGTTATCACAATCTGGCCTGCCATGATAATTAACTTTATTGAGTCTGAATAACTGACCCACTAGCCTAAAATGCTTAAGCCTGAATTgacaatagtacactcatcaaatctTGTAAGTCATTATAAATCCTTGTCCACTTCCGATATGAGATTAAATATGGGGTGTCATATCCTTATGAAAGACTTGATGTCCTCATTAAGGACTCGCATAGCCCACAATCATGCATGTGAGGCTTATGCTAGTGGTGGCTCCACTTGATGTGTCTTCTGGCCCATCAACGAGTAATCTTTTTCTACTCGAGCCTCTTATAATGTCTCAGTGTTAGGtcggctctaatactaattgtcacAACCCATTAGGGATAACTAATCATTTTACTTTGTTAAATCTGAACTATCAATCTGAAATGCTAAGGCCTAAGTTAATAATAGTCCTCCCATGAGGCTCTTATAAGTCATTCTAAATCCTTGCTTGCGTGCTAACTTCTGATGTGAGACTAAACAACCTCACTTCTGATATAGGACTAAACAGGGTGTTACATGTATTTTCTTGAGTTAAAAATAGAATACACTTGGAATAGCATAGACGGATGCTCCTCTCCTCGGATTGGTGTGGTGTGGTCCATCAGCTAGTGGTTGTTATTTGGCATGAGCAACAAGGCCACAACTTAAAAAAGTTGCATGAAGAGAAATAACAGAAGTGGCAAAGTAACCTTAGACCAAGCCTCTTCACGTTTGATGGTTCAGATTGGTCATGTACAACTCATTTTGATCGGTTTGGTTGGGCTTGGATTGTTTAAGTATCCAATGACATATCAGacaaaaaaggaaacaaaaaacTGTTCTGGTACCACTACTGCCAAATGTTTCAGGTTGTTTGAATAGTATGTGCTGCATGATAGTATTCTTGCCTGAGGTGAAACTATGAACTCACATCACTGATCTAAATGTACAGGATAAGTGCATGAGGATTTCAGCTTGCTGTCCATTGATAATATTATGCAGTCCTAAAATTAGATAAGTAGCAGTATAATTTACACTTTTGTCATGCATTCTGGTTAAACCATATTAGTATGAAGGTAACCCAGCTCTTTCTCCTTGCTttctgtatatatgtgtgtgcaaCCTCTTGTCTCTGTATGCTTGTGAATACATGCTCACTCATTCATATCTGTATTCACTTATGCATTAACAAAATAACAATGTAGTTATTTGAGACTAGTTTATACAGTAAAAGCTCTTTGGGAATTGTTGTCCCATTCAACTTATGTGGAATACaaatgacaaagagaaacatTCATGTTCTGGAGTAGCATCATTATTATGGTTTGCTGGTATCTTTCTGAATGAAACATGTTCATCTTTTTCTGTTTTCTATTACAATTTTTTTTGCTTAGATCATGCATTAACAGGACTGGCACAATGTGCCTGCTGGAATTGAGTCTCGTAAGAAACTATTGTACATTTGAGTTTTGAGGAAGTAAAATTCATGGGACAAGTATACCATTGTTCCTAGGACTGATGGAGTCATGTTATCTGGGAGCAAGTGTTTCATAATACCAAAATAGCAACAATTTTTAATCAGTGATCTGCACATAATGGTTTGCCTTTGAAATGACTATTGAACTTGGGTTGAATCCAGGCAAGCCTTATCTATGGTACTTATTACGTCCCTTAAGAATATTGTTTATTTCCCTCTTACAATActattttattatttgttctctgcCACTCTGCAACTGTATTAATATCTTATAGAGAAAGATTTGTTTCTATTTCCTATTTTTGGGTTTTTCTTTATTAGATACAACACCATTGTTCAAACAGTTGTCCTTGAAGCAGGAAGCAATAGCTGGCAAATGCCGTGTAATCTGCACATCAAAAGACCAAAGGAATCAACAACCTTCTACTCAAGAATTGGAAAATGCTGAATTCATTTTCTTCCGCACTTTTGATGTTATTAACTTCACAATATCTGATGTAATGCCTGATAAAATATCTGGAGTCAATGGCAAGTGTTACTTTGTATGTGTTCTTTAGTTACTAGAATTTCTGTTTTTGTAATCACCATGTGCCCTTTTGTTGCCAGTAAAGTATCTTTTAAATCAAAAGAAGGACCAGAAAGCTTTTCTTACTAAAAGTAAAACTTCTACAAGTGTGGCAGAAGATCGACCTCAGAAGAAGCTAAGACTGACTGATAAATCAACAGACCCATCAATTAATTTACTGACAAACAAAATGGTTACTGGTTTAAAGGAATTGAGAATTGAATGTGGTGAAGAAAGTGATGTTGCTCTTAAAAAGTTAGAGCTTGGTAAGTGGGCCAAGTATGATGAACTCCAGTTAAAAAAAGATCCGAATCCAGTCAGGAAGGATACAGTGATTGACCACACATCAGATGCTAGCAGAAGCCAGTTTCTGGTAAGTTTAGACTTGTTtggtatttacaagttcaaatatATATAAGTAATGAATTGTGTGGATTTTTTGTCAGGTTACTCTTCAAGATCTTTTTTGTCTGGCTCCTTATCATGAACATTTAGTTTATTCAATGTTCTTATTTTGTCATGTTTGCAGGACAGAAGCAAATGGTTTCGACATGTAAGTAACTCTTTAGTAAAAACTCTTTTTCTTGTTTATATCATATGAACCTTTAGACAAAATAgctatacataatttcaaattcaACCAGGCTTCCATAACTagcatttatttaattttttttttcaatttcttGGTAAATCAGATACATATTTTAACTTATGcatttcataaaataatattgGTTTCTGTTATTACTGATTTAATCACTGCTTTTAGCTATCTATCTCCTTGTCAAGTAATTTACACATTGTGGCTTTATTTTGAATCTTCAATTTACCTTGTCATTAATTTACTTTTTGCAACTGCTTGAATTGGATATGGGTCAGAAAATCCAGCATAATCTCTATGTATTGATAGAAAACTGCTACCAGAGATTGTTTCTATATCATGGAGTTCCATGAACCTGTCACATTTAAGGTTAAATGTACCATGTCCTAGAATTTTTTGAGAAAGCTATCTTTTAAAATCTCTGAGAACTACATAGCTGTGAATATGATTGTTGTTTTAGTCTGGCAATATAGAATTTTTTCTTACTTCCTAGTTGCATGTACCCTTTAGATTTCATTATATGAGTCAAACTGTTGCTATGACATGTAAAGGTCATAATTGGTAAACTTGGACCTAAGTTAATATGCATAAATAAAGCTGATGGCTTTTCTGGCTCACAGCACAAACAACATTGTCATGGCCTTATGAGGCAGACCATGCAAAATTTTAAGGCTTCTGCATGTTAATATATTATAATCACTGCTTTTTCAATACCAGATTTTAACTGctaatcatttttttctttttgataatcTGCATTTGTTGTATCCTAGATCTCTGAACACCCAAGGGAAACACTTCTAAGATCATGTTGTTTTAGCTAATTAAGATGGCTATTTATTTCTAGTTTTGAAATCTTGTCCTATATGCCCTGATAGTTGTAAAACTATTAAATTCAATAGTTTAATAATTCTTAATATTTCAATACAGAAACGAAGAATTTTGTTTATTGCAGCTTGATATTTTTGTTTGTAATGCTTTTGCTGCAGTATCTAATTTGATTTGTACTAGAAATACATAGACAATTTAAGGGGTAACATACTATTCAGGATTCATAGAAAGATCACTTTTTGCTTAGATGATTAATTTTTTCTTGTGAATGCAATATTCAGTCATGGGAAGCACAACTGGAAGCTGCTAATCAGGGAGGAAGACTTGTGCTGCTTGGAAATTTGGACCCATCCATCACTTCGCAAGAAATAGAGGTGCCTTGCTTTGTTTGTGAATTTAGTATTCACTATGACTACACTCAGTGATGCTCTTTTTGTGTGCAATCATTTGTATTTCTTTGTTTGCTTCAAAcatgaagaaaaaaaatggaATTTCAGTGTCTGCATGGTAGTTAACCCTTAATGGATTTTGTGAAATATTTAGTTATTTATCCAATAACAACTTTTGTTGTTAAAAGTATGCCAAGGCTAGTTATGAATGTTTTCTTCCTATGATTGTCGAAGTCTGGTTTATTAACATATTACATGAATAGTGGGATATTATGTTAATTCAACGAGGATTGTTGATAATGTTTGCATTCGTTCTTGTTGAAAGAGATCATCATTTTCAGTTTTCTTTGTTTTTACCCTTTTTCTAAAGTATCAATAATATCTTTGAACTTGTGTTATATTAGTCACCAATTAGTTTGGTCCACTTTTGAAAAGACTGACATTAATGAAGTCTCAATAATAGCATGTCTATTGTAGTATATTAGTTACCAATTAGTGGATACCTTTTTGCTCCCTTAAGTTTGGTCTACTTTTAGAAAATTTACATTAATGGAGTCTCAATAATAGCATGTCTATGGATCAACTGATATAATTATGCTCCATGATTtcattctatacattgttttatgCTCAAGCATGCATGATAGGGGAATTAGCCCTCACAAGATACCGCTGAACAGTATTTTGTTCACCTCAACTCTGTCAAGCATACATGATGGTTTctgtatttttataaaatttagtaACATTTTATATTACAATGTAtcatatgatttaatctacatcagTTATTTCAAAAGTTCTATTCTTTTATTGGTGAATATTTCCCGTCGTGTCAATTTTCTTGCCAGGTGCTTCTTATTGGATTTGTAATTCTTCTTTGAATATTGAGGGTGACCATTGACACTGTCTATATGGGCCTCAAGCCTTGATAAAAGAAAGTGGAGGGTTGTGTCAATGTACTAACAACTAGCATAAAAATTCATCAGATTTCATGTAtaaagattttaaatttttttatgctcTTGATTTAGCAAGAGATCTTGCCTTCCACAATTTAAGTAACCAACCCCATCAAGATGTTATCAAGATGTTATGTTATGCGGGATCAATTTGATTTGTTacttatttgaataaatttgattTATTTAGGGGCGACTTCACATATGACATAGGTCGTCACATGGTATCtggaataattttaatatatatttttttgattccTCAAGAATTTGAAAAAAAGAAGTAAATGCGAAAATTTAGAAGAATTaattcatgattgtgattgaagaTTACCAATTCTAATGGAAGATATTATAAAAATTGATAACTATAATGATGGGAGTTTATTGTCAAAAGAGGAAGAGTATTTTCAAGTGAATTATGTAATGTTATCTTCTTcaaagaagggaaaaaaaggaattctttatttgatttgatgtaattatatttttactaatttgtgttttttcttttatttgggctttaaaaggaataaaatattatagtGGAGATTATTAGCTCTCACATTTTGTGTGAGTGGTGTGAGACTACAGttatatttttaatgatatatcATTCATGTGCAAGACGTGTGGAATTACGAGGCTTTCATCCTGGGAGTGATCTTACATAAGAGAAAGTCTATTATTAGTTGTCATTTTTTATATTATCTTTCTGTTATtgtctttctcttcctctctttttaTTTATATGTTATCAAAAAAGAATTACTCGGTTACTCATTTTACATCATTATGGTTTACTGTTGTTGTGGTATTGATAATCATTCTTTGTGAttgcttttgtttttttattagGATATCATGTATAAAGTTTTTCAGCAACAATGTCGTGTTAAGGTCATACAACAAGCTACATTTCAAATCCACAACTATGGTATAACATGTTGTAACTCTTGTCAAATTATCTTGTTTTTGCTTGTTGGAAATATCATTTGTATTTTTGCATGATCTTATGAACTATCCTTGCATCTTAGGTCAAGCTTATGTGATTTTTAAAGCAAAAGATAGAGCAGAGCAAGCAGTTAAAGCTATCAATGGTGGATGTCTAATGCTATCCCAAGAAAGgtaccaaaattttcttatttttttgtgCAAAGGTTAAGTGGCGAAGGCGGGATTCGAGCCCAGAATCCTTTGGTATACTGTAAAAGTCTTTACTAGCTAAGTTAGCTGACATATTAAAAAATGTGCAATTGAGGTTTCGAGCAAAATGTGTCAATTGAGATTTCAAACCCATAACCTTTGGTAAGAGGGTTTGGTACACTACCACCAGACTAATGTTTAaggtatataattttttaattgcaTAATAATTACTATCCTACATTTTGAGGACAAGTATTTGATTGCATGTATGCATTACTTGTATGTGTTGTACACAGGCTATAATAATAAACAGTTGGGAAGCAGAGTTGCTTAATCCATCTTCAGAATATTTAGTGTCTACATCTTCAGAATATGTCTACATATTGTTTTTATGGTGGAAAATACTGCTGTCTATGTTGCACCTGTTTTCTATTGACAGATGCAAAATATAAAACTAATATAGAAGAAATGCTTGACCAGTTGGTCCTGAAACTGAGATCAAAGCATTGGTTATCTCTCGAGACAATAACAATTGTTTTTTGCTTCATTAAATATTGTAACACTAGTGGGTTATGGTTGCTTATTTGTCTTTTGAAACAAAATTTCTTTGTTGGGGACTTGGGGTAACTATGTGCTATCTTTATTGTAGGGGCACATTCTTGCTCCATTGTTTTTTCAATTTATGCTCATCTTTGGCTGTTATATTTTCTGGACTGTTAGTTAAACTTAAGGTCATTTGTCTTTTTTTAAAGCATTCTTATTGGTAGGAAATATGAAGCACATTTGCATTCATTTAAGCATGCCTCTAGCCTCTTTCAGCTTATGGATTTTCTGTATTTGGACTTCCAATTTAGATATTTCCATCTCTTTATCACAGCATGTCTAACCCAAGGACTGCCGTCTTGTGCCGTCAAGTAAGTCTTGGTCAGTACCGGCATACCATATGTCGGTATGCTAGTACATATCattttcaggaaaaaaaaaagcctGAAAAtggtcaaaataaaaaaatacctcttttaggattttttttactaatttaattatatttttattgtatttaAATAAGAAGAGAGTATGAATAGAAATTTTTGGTCACAAGGATGAGCAAATAAATTTACCTTTCTAATAACCCCTAGTTGGGCCTAAATTATACCTGATGACCCCTAATTGTGCCCAAACCAATCAAAATAACACTAATTAACTCTAATTAGGTTTTCCAATCCTTCTATTATATCCAAATCAATAGCTTGATTACTACTAATATCGATCAGGAACTTTAATCACAAATGAGAGTAGAAGAAAGAGTGAAAATGAGAGATTGAATGAGTGAAAAAGAGGGGAGCGAGAGAGGGGCGATTTAAAGCCCAAAAGGGGTCCTAACAGCCAATTTAATTGTTGGGTTCAAATTTGACCCGATTTGGGTTGGTGGTACAAGTCAAATTTGACCCGATTTGTATCGTTCAATATTGATCGATACAATGAGTTTTGTCCGTATCGACCTATACATCGCCTGTATCGGTCCGAAACAAGCTGGTCCATGTACCATCCAGCTGGCGGACTGGTAAGTACCACCGTTTCATACTGTTTCGGATGGTACGATAGT comes from the Musa acuminata AAA Group cultivar baxijiao chromosome BXJ1-10, Cavendish_Baxijiao_AAA, whole genome shotgun sequence genome and includes:
- the LOC135581033 gene encoding protein ANTI-SILENCING 1-like translates to MSHLENPDNPDFPFHWGEKGEFLEDKYVQFYKSFTYYDEEYFLYDSVYLYETYQDIPFIGKILEIWEQQSHGRKVKILWFFRPNEIVNYLGDQVPLEREIFLASGNGLGLFNVNPLEAIAGKCRVICTSKDQRNQQPSTQELENAEFIFFRTFDVINFTISDVMPDKISGVNVKYLLNQKKDQKAFLTKSKTSTSVAEDRPQKKLRLTDKSTDPSINLLTNKMVTGLKELRIECGEESDVALKKLELGKWAKYDELQLKKDPNPVRKDTVIDHTSDASRSQFLDRSKWFRHSWEAQLEAANQGGRLVLLGNLDPSITSQEIEDIMYKVFQQQCRVKVIQQATFQIHNYGQAYVIFKAKDRAEQAVKAINGGCLMLSQERPLVSSIGMLKIPAKASTLVGHLPTYRGRFQVQREEMKCAVSTSHGSQPNTMEYDLALEWFLLQDKYLLTQKLLHESQLKERIYFRNHLKSK
- the LOC103969968 gene encoding putative pentatricopeptide repeat-containing protein At3g15930; protein product: MPCPFPSEKSHISLFTSAFHFTPSDIHRLISNMSSPLPRAPPPPTSLTSTRFALNSLLDACRTMKEFKHIHSLMIRSGLARSPLVKRRLLSCCCASGFGDMSYARLLLDLIPTPETSHWNCLIRGHSVRGEPWAAVAVYAEMLASGVGPNSHTFPFLLKGFTRDDAVAYGDELHAHVLKFGLSSNAHVRSALLRMYAVSGAVDTARELFEKSPERDVVSWNAMISGYNRSNMFEESCGLFTAMAGESVMPTATTYVLVLSACAKMKGLECGRQIHGRLMNGNLLPDLRLENALIEMYGQCGDLDSAWRLFQDMQTRDVISWTAVVVGFAKSGEIDRARALFDRMPERDRISWTAMIDGYVRAGRFKEALHVFREMQAAAVWPDEFTMVSLLTACAQLGALEIGEWARAYMERNGIKMDIAVGNALIDMYSKCGQVDNAVEIFRRMHRKDKFTWTAMISGLAVNGHGEDAIDLFSQMVETSVRPDEVTYIGVLTACGHAGLVDEGRKIFSSMIAVHGIMPNVTHYGCLVDLLGRAGRLEEALETINNMPMKPNSAVWGALLGACRVHGNLEMAELAAKHLVELQPHDSAAYLLLCSLYANRNKLEEAHKMREMIMVKGIKKEPGCSLVEMNGEVHEFVAGDRSHPRTGEIYTKLEEMIKELKRAGYVPDTSEILHGAGEEEAANAAIYQHSEKLAVAFGLISSRYGVAIRVVKNLRICIDCHNAMKFASKIYRREIVVRDRRRFHHFRSGSCSCKDYW